Sequence from the Xiphophorus couchianus chromosome 23, X_couchianus-1.0, whole genome shotgun sequence genome:
tattaCTGAGTGTTTCTTGGattaaaatatgatgaaaatcagctttttaaaaggtTATCAAGCGATAAACACAGGAATGACAAATGTCACCATTCGTTTGAGATGTTAAACAGAAGGGACACGTCCTGCTTCATTATGTCTTTTCATAAATTGTTCCACCTAACCATCATGAACAATAACTCTGGATTGGAAAGCTCAAATGAAAGTCTTTCCCATCTTTAACATGGACATTTAAAGATCATTTTGAAGTTTGGATACATATTTAAAAGCAGCTAAAGATGACCAGggtaaaaaaccaaaaaggtTTAACTTTGTGTCCGCCAGGTGAATGTGGACGGCCTTTCTGGAAACATTCAGTTTGATCAACATGGCAAGAGACTCAATTACACAGTTGGTGTGATGGAATTAACGGATAATGGTCCTGTGAAGGTAAATGTCTAAAATTTCCTCACAGCAAGATTAAAAAGTTTATGAGAACTGCTTCTGCTTgttttatgggtttatttttctgtttgtttttttatttgcatggtGTACTaactgcatatatatatacaatgaATGCATAAAGCCAAACAATAATATATCTTatgaaatgtcagatttttttgtccattttttacttgtatattatgaatattttttgtatgatgtaacaaaaaatacttctatttgattaaaaagatcaataaaaaagcTCTTTTTGCTATAACTTTTGCGATTATTGATATGGTAATTCCCTGTTGTgtacttttctttaaatctgcAGTGTCATTGTAGCTCAtaaactttctgcttttttctcccTATAGATTGGATTCtggaatgaaaacaacaaaatggttGTGACCAAAAAAGACATCTCTAGCAACGACACAATCGGGGGAAACAAAACTGTTGTTGTCACCACcattttggtaatttttaagatgatttaatttttatttcaattttttttggGCATcatctgtttacattttgcttttcaatGCAAAAGTACTTGTAAAACAGCACTAAATGACTGACCCCAAAAAACAGTGAAAGTGACCTTAAAGCTGATGAGCATTAAACCTGGGGAACATACTTTATGTTTGAAGCCATTTCCCTCATTGTAATTCAACCTTGTTCTCCTCCTTCAGGAAGCTCCGTATGTTATGCTGAAAAAGAACGCCGACCAGTTTGTGGACAACGAGCGCTACGAGGGTTACTGTGTTGATCTGGCTGCAGAGATTGCCAAACACTGTGGCTTCAAGTATGAGCTGAGAATCGTGGGTGATGGGAAGTATGGAGCCAGAGATGCAGAAACCAAAATCTGGAATGGAATGGTTGGAGAGTTGGTGTATGGTGTAAGTTATACATCCTGGCTGCATGGCATTAATAAGTGTTAGTAAATACCTTGTACGAGTGGCATGCATTTTACTACTTCACCCGATCCCTATAAAAATGGTTATattcaaataatatttgaaggtgtgtgtttttaaaagttagtggttttcagcaagatttcaAAAAGGTTCTAACACCATGATAACCTTCACTGAAGATGaatctttttgctgttttattcttCTGGTTTGACAGAAAGCAGATATCGCAGTGGCGCCTTTGACCATAACATTGGTGCGAGAGGAAGTGATTGACTTTTCTAAGCCTTTTATGTCTCTGGGAATCTCCATCATGATCAAGAAACCTCAGAAATCCAAACCTGGagtgttttctttcttggaCCCTCTAGCCTATGAGATCTGGATGTGCATCGTTTTTGCTTACATCGGCGTCAGTGTGGTGCTGTTTCTTGTCAGCCGCTTCAGCCCCTACGAGTGGCACACTGAGGAGTACGAAGACGGCCAGATCCAGACCAATGAGTCGACTAACGAGTTTGGCATATTTAACAGCCTGTGGTTCTCACTTGGAGCCTTCATGAGACAAGGATGTGACATCTCTCCCAGGTAGGTTAACAAATAATCAGTCTGCTAATTGCTGAACACAAGAATGAAGTGGAATTAAATTGTGCATTTGCATTTGCTTCCTAACTTTTTCtcatagttttttgttttttctcataagtcttttcttcttcctgctttGACTAATTTTGCTAACGTTTTACTGCAAAACATTGCAAATTTTGCAGTAAGTGTGTAATGTCATTGAAGGAGTTATGTAAGAAATCtccaacattttattaatgttggCACTTTACAATGTCCAGCGgaaaaacaattataataatttagtttGGTAATTTTCTACAGGACAAGACCTCTACATTTCATGCCAACAGCAGTATGCTGTGTCCTAACAATATGCTTATGTTGGCAGATCCTCAACAatggtttaattattttagtgCTTTCTCAGAGTTTAAGGCTTTTAAGTAAAGCCCAAAGACTAAAACTTTATTAATGCCTTTATCaaatttttactatttttcttaCATCTGCTGAACTTACTGACCCATTCACATGGAGAAGtggattttcaaaatgtttcaaagaacATTGGCAACCTGATGTCTCCGATTGGTTTTCAGATAATATATGTGACACCTTATGTAGCTTGATCCAGTTTGTGATGAAAGTTTTATGTGCATAGACTGTACATAATGACAGCCCAGATTTGTTCTTTTCCCAATGCATAAAAAACGTCCCACTCatcaattaaaatgtaaaacttagAACAATTACGACATTAGCAAATGCATTACTCTGTGTCTTAGCAGCAAAAGTAATGACTCACATATTGTACAAATAAATGGTCTTATGTGTGAGAACCCTGTGGGTAAAAGCTCTTACTGTGTGCCATGATTTCTAACCttgcagctgaagaaaaacaaacacattcaagATGCATTTCTGCTGACTCCCCAGTTCAGCGGAATATTTACAATAAGTGTAGAGTTTGTGTAACAGAGTCAATGTTTCTAAAGAAATTGtccagtttacttttttttactagaAATCATTCAGTATGAATTTGAACACAGATGAATTGAAAGCCTGAGAGAGTTGAGACTAGTGCTGAGCAGTGAGGTTAGAGCTCCAGAGATGAATCAGCCGATGAGTTGACATACCCTTTACATCACACACTGATGATGTGAAAGATGTCAACATGACTCCAGATCAATGTTGCATGTTTCCCAACAATTGTGTTGCCGAATTAGAACATGTAGTTCAACTGCTTAAACTTTTGAACTTtggtcatgttttatttctcccaAGTGCCATATTTagaagagagacagaaactttttattGCCACTTAGATTCTTGTCTTGCTTAAACTTTAGGGGGGGAAATGCTAAATTGTACATGACTTGTTAATGATCataacatatttcttaaaaagcTTGACAGTTGTTTGAAGGTCAAGTAGCTTAATGTCAATAAATTGAAGCAGAAGAATATCTTGCTGACAGTGATTGTTAGaggataaaacattttgtttatttttgttttctttcctgctGTAGATCCTTGTCTGGGCGTATTGTTGGTGGCGTCTGGTGGTTCTTTACTCTAATCATCATCTCCTCCTACACGGCTAACCTGGCTGCCTTTCTGACTGTGGAGAGAATGGTTTCTCCCATTGAAAGTGCGGAGGATCTGGCCAAACAGACGGAGATAGCATATGGAACTCTGGACTCTGGCTCCACTAAAGAGTTTTTCAGGGTAGGAGAGTCTCAGCTTTTTCCTTTgtctgttgccatggaaaccactACTTTTAGCCGTTTCCTCTCATTGAAGTCTGTTAAGGCAGTAAACTCCTCAAATGTTTGCTCATACAGTGCATTGAATAAGTATAATTTTGAATTAGTCCCTCTTACATATTTCTGATGGTTTTGCTCTTTTGTCTTACTGAAATGTTATTAATGATGAGCTAAGTGAATACAAAAGGCAacttttagattattttaattacatttctgaaGGAAAGtggacaacaacaaaaaaaaaccatttccGTTCATTAAAAAGTAACTATCTCTTAGTAAAATCCcagattaactgattaatcacaCTTTTTTGGTCAGTTTCACTTGCCGTACCAAGATGTCTTTAATTCTAAACTACCAAATCAAGACCTTTTATGATGATATGAAGTATTcatgtataattttaaataaaagggaaaaaagctgTTGTATGTCATTGTGATGCAGTAGATTTCTTTACATTGTGCAACAGGCCAATCAAAGCTCACTGTACTCTGTAAGTGACACCCTGATTGGATTTTAGCAATGTGTCCTCCCTCTGTAGCAGACTTGCCCTTTCTAATGGGCAACTCATGTACATCATACATCATTCCTCTATATAAAAAATTCAATAatagatgagaaacaaagtcatgaAAATCTATCAAGTTGAAGCAGTCTGCACATCTTTCCACAAAAAGTGGCTGAATTAGTTGCTGCACGACTGAATACTTGCACTAGTAGTTGCACTACACTACTTGCAAAGGCAGAGAGGGCTGGAGCTCTGAtaatttttctgctttgctgtgCAAACCGTCTGGACACTAACGTTTCAACCCTATATGTGTCTTCATTAGAGACATTATAATCTATCAGTCTCGAAAAGATAACAAAGCAATTTTTAGGCTTTGCAACTTCAGCCAATTGCTATGAAAGTCATTATCCACAATTGGAGAAAACATAGAACAGTGGTTAACCTTCCCAGAAGTGTCTAGCCAAACGTAATTAATTCAGGAGCACAAAGGTGAACTACCAATCGTTCAGAAATGAAAccagaacaacatctaaagcTCTGCAGGCCACACTTTCCACTGCAAGGTCACAGTTAAGATGGTTTCAAGGTAAAAACCACTGCTAAGCtaaaagaacacaaagaccTGCCTCACTTTTTAAAGCTACTTTTAATGATCAGGGTTTTAGGAAAATAATCTCTAAACTgatgagatgaaaaaaaacccagaaaatatCTGAACTGATATTACACCTGCATTTGAAACTGGTCATGGCCTTCCTCTAAAAATGCCCAtagctgcctattttaatagtttaagcACTACATTcctgcagaagctaacattcaCAGTCTTTGTTGTCTTCGCTCTTGGAGTTAATactaattagaaagaaaaattaatgtgTTTCCTGGATTGACTTTAGAAATGCCCACCAAAGGATGTCAAGTAGCACTGCTTTTTGAAATAGTTCAGCGTCCTAAACTGAATTTCTCTCTTTAGATATATGCCTTCCaaaagaaatatgcaaatagaCAAGTTTTCCACAAATAAGTTGGAGTtgtgttccacagaaaaattgCTGATTGCATCTGATTGTGAGATGTGAGTTTAAACAGGCAGTTTAGGTTTAAAAACCTCAATttcactgaattaaaacaaacaagtggGTCACAATTCCTCCAAAGCAATGTGAAAGTTTACCATAGGTGATGCAAGTAGTTATTAGGTTTAGAGCATTATCATTTTTCAGACCAATTTTCATGCTATTTATCTTCTAAAGGACATGAGAAATCTCTACAgggataaatactttttcatggGACTGCAAAATTTGACGATGTTCTGTATAAAGTGAGAAGTTGGCTGAAGTTGTTAAAAtcatttagaaatgtatttactcACCTTTCTtgtcactgttttttttcctccacccAGCGCTCAAAAATTGCCCtctttgacaaaatgtggacaTACATGCGCAGCGCAGAACCGTCTGTCTTTGTAAAAACCACAGCCGAAGGGGTCCAGAGAGTCCGCAAGTCTAAGGGGAAGTACGCCTACCTGCTGGAGTCCACCATGAACGAATACATCGAGCAGCGAAAGCCCTGCGACACCATGAAGGTGGGAGGTAACCTGGACTCCAAAGGCTACGGGATCGCCACGCCGAAAGGATCCTCATTAAGGTGGGTGGAATAGTATAACAATGTGTCCAATGTTGTTATAGTATCCCACCTACCCTGATGTAGCTTTGCTTATGTGTCTCTGGTTTGTATAAAGGAGATGAGGTAATGCCCCCTTccctacatttattttaaaaaagaaagaaaacattgcaaTTTATTGTAAGTCCATAAAttgcaaaacaacaataatgacatgtaaatatttaattaattgaattgtggaatatttccaaattattattgACTTTGAATTTTATCAGGTTTCTTTTGAGCCTGTTGCCATTATTCAATAACATTGCTAAGTTTGGATACAGATTTTAAAGATTTGGAATTGCTTCATCTATCTATTGCACACATAGACCACTCTCCTCTGCTGTATCTGTTCTAGCTTCTGCTTTTTACCATGTTTACTAAACTCACCATTTTATCTGTTCTCTATTTTCACCTTGACTTTTTATGATTACATAGTTTGAATGCATTTCTATACGTAGTCTTTGTTAGATTGTTAGAAATGTtgaattgtgatttttcttgCTATTTTTCTTAAACCCCTGCAGtacactgattttatttaactatttgaTGAATCTTTCCTTTGTGGAAAAAttgaacatgaaaaaaaacatttacacactCCTAACTGTGGTACTGCTTGggtttcaaaatgtattttatatgcaTAATTATATAATGATGTTTGAAGCtactttgatatattttaagatACAAACAATTTCTGATTTGCTAAGAACTAATTTATTGACAACTACTTTTCTGGAGGGTAAAATGTTAGGAAATGTTGCATGCTTTTTGGCATATTTTCATCAGGTCTAACCATTTTTCCCCATTACTGCTGTTTTGCTGTCTCTCTTTTAGTGGGGTCACTTGCCAGACACTGTTATATGTATGTTATGGATGTGAGTACGTTGCTGTAGCCCCCAGTCCCCCCAAGTTTTAGCCCTCTGTCCTCTCTTTTGTGTTATAGATAAGCTCTGCCACCTTTGACAAACGTTGTTACACTCAGATTTGATCCTGTTTATATAATTCAACTTCCTATTTATTAGAGGGGAGGGGAGAATACAGATATTTTAGTATATAGAGTTTTCTTAAATACCTCTAAGGGAGTAATAGTCTATTTGTAAGTGGCTCACCCTGTCTTACAAGTATGTTTTATCGTTTCAAGAAATGCGGTTAACCTCGCAGTACTAAAACTGAATGAGCAAGGCCTGTTGgacaaattgaaaaacaaatggtgGTACGACAAAGGAGAGTGCGGCAGCGGGGGAGGTGATTCCAAGGTCAGCCCCAGTGAGCAAACTGATGGGTAACTCATTACAACTCCTGAAAAGTAAGCAGCAAACCAGCGCAGGATCCCAATCTGCACTGACAGCAGACCAGTCACCTGCTGAATCAGCTGCACAGCGAGCAAACCTCACCCATGTTAGTCACAGCTCTTACACATTCAATACAATGAGGAAAGTTCAGCACATGCACGTGGAAGTTTGTGTAGCTTGGACTCACCTAATTTGCTTCACTGCATTTGTTCTTGCAGTATGGCTGCTGCTCTTGCTGCTTACTTCGGGCGATACGTTAATGCACATTTGGCTCTGCAAAACTCGCTTTTGCTTAGGCCAAATGGCGCATCAATGTCTATCGCCACTGtaacagaaagaagagaaagaaatgtaagaaaagagaatcagagagagaaaaaaaacttgaatcagtgtaaatgtaataataacataaaataacatttttaatgttatttatgttattttccaCGTGAAGAACGCCAGTAAACCTTGCAGTATTGAAACTCAGTGAACAAGGCGTCTTAGAcaagctgaaaaacaaatggtGGTACGATAAAGGTGAATGTGGAGCCAAGGACTCTGGAAGTAAGGTTAGTCGCTGCAGGTTCTATGTGATTCAAGCACATTCATAATTATTGGGAATGACCCCATTTAAAGTAATGATAAATCATTTCAAGCAAATGCACAAACATAGCATGAGATGCCttggtaaaatgtaatttactaATGCCTGCAGACCTACTAATGATTaatatcatatatatattttatattacagtAATGCATGCAATGTCATTATTAATGTGCACTCCTTTATCAAAATGACCCTTAAAATTCTCCTTTTCCAGCTTCGCACTTGCaaatacaaatgaaatgaaaagcttttttcttacaaaaaagctttgacatatttattctatattaatgattttaattatttgactGCAGCTacacaaaaccagaaaatcaaAGCACCAAATGCTAAAATTTGACAGTGATTGGCAGAACTTTGGACCATCTATAAAGGGTGTCCAATGCTGTTAAATGTCTGTATGTGTACTGCTGTGTGTTAATGTCtagcaatgtttgttttgtgttttttttttctttttgtgcttccTTACTTGTTTATCTTGCAGCTCTTTAAGTGTGctgaaaattattataaagccaccatttttttaaaaaaaaatcccaaaataaagCTCCTTCACCTTCCTTGTCCAGTCCGTCACAATTAAATTACACCAATTAACATGAAATGAtccttttttctgcttctttttcttcaacTAGCACTTGTGTCTTCTCCTTGATGACTcacttttctgttgttgcatgtgaaataaaacctgaacaaaagaaaaagatagaaaGAACTGTGTGTATGGCTGTTGTGTTGTCACTTTCCACTCGATAAACTGTGCACCACTTTGATGAGGTGGATCCCTATGTATCCATTTGGCATCCACTTTAAATGAATACATGGGTGTTTAATGGGCCTAAC
This genomic interval carries:
- the gria2b gene encoding glutamate receptor 2b isoform X4, whose product is MGNIVNLFFSILLILWVCAFGGSPSVQIGGLFPRGADQEYSAFRIGMVQFGTSEFRLTPHIDNLEVANSFAVTNCFCSQFSRGVYAIFGFYDKKSVNTITSFCGTLHVSFITPSFPLDGNQQFVIQMRPDIKGPLLSLIEYYKWDKFAYLYDSDRGLTTLQVVLDIAAIKEWHVTAINVGNLKDEKKDEAYRSLFQDLESKKERRVILDCEQDKVKDIMEQVIKIGQHIKGYHYIIANLGFVDGDLSKIQYGGANVSGFQIVDFEEPLVSKFNQRWEALEEKEYPGADSKIRYTSALTYDAVQVMTEAFRYLHKQRVDFTRRANTGDCLANPAVPWAQGVEIERALKQVNVDGLSGNIQFDQHGKRLNYTVGVMELTDNGPVKIGFWNENNKMVVTKKDISSNDTIGGNKTVVVTTILEAPYVMLKKNADQFVDNERYEGYCVDLAAEIAKHCGFKYELRIVGDGKYGARDAETKIWNGMVGELVYGKADIAVAPLTITLVREEVIDFSKPFMSLGISIMIKKPQKSKPGVFSFLDPLAYEIWMCIVFAYIGVSVVLFLVSRFSPYEWHTEEYEDGQIQTNESTNEFGIFNSLWFSLGAFMRQGCDISPRSLSGRIVGGVWWFFTLIIISSYTANLAAFLTVERMVSPIESAEDLAKQTEIAYGTLDSGSTKEFFRRSKIALFDKMWTYMRSAEPSVFVKTTAEGVQRVRKSKGKYAYLLESTMNEYIEQRKPCDTMKVGGNLDSKGYGIATPKGSSLRTPVNLAVLKLSEQGVLDKLKNKWWYDKGECGAKDSGSKEKTSALSLSNVAGVFYILVGGLGLAMLVALIEFCYKSRAEAKRMKVAKNAQNINPTSSQNSQNFATYKEGYNVYGIESVKI
- the gria2b gene encoding glutamate receptor 2b isoform X5 — its product is MGNIVNLFFSILLILWVCAFGGSPSVQIGGLFPRGADQEYSAFRIGMVQFGTSEFRLTPHIDNLEVANSFAVTNCFCSQFSRGVYAIFGFYDKKSVNTITSFCGTLHVSFITPSFPLDGNQQFVIQMRPDIKGPLLSLIEYYKWDKFAYLYDSDRGLTTLQVVLDIAAIKEWHVTAINVGNLKDEKKDEAYRSLFQDLESKKERRVILDCEQDKVKDIMEQVIKIGQHIKGYHYIIANLGFVDGDLSKIQYGGANVSGFQIVDFEEPLVSKFNQRWEALEEKEYPGADSKIRYTSALTYDAVQVMTEAFRYLHKQRVDFTRRANTGDCLANPAVPWAQGVEIERALKQVNVDGLSGNIQFDQHGKRLNYTVGVMELTDNGPVKIGFWNENNKMVVTKKDISSNDTIGGNKTVVVTTILEAPYVMLKKNADQFVDNERYEGYCVDLAAEIAKHCGFKYELRIVGDGKYGARDAETKIWNGMVGELVYGKADIAVAPLTITLVREEVIDFSKPFMSLGISIMIKKPQKSKPGVFSFLDPLAYEIWMCIVFAYIGVSVVLFLVSRFSPYEWHTEEYEDGQIQTNESTNEFGIFNSLWFSLGAFMRQGCDISPRSLSGRIVGGVWWFFTLIIISSYTANLAAFLTVERMVSPIESAEDLAKQTEIAYGTLDSGSTKEFFRRSKIALFDKMWTYMRSAEPSVFVKTTAEGVQRVRKSKGKYAYLLESTMNEYIEQRKPCDTMKVGGNLDSKGYGIATPKGSSLRNAVNLAVLKLNEQGLLDKLKNKWWYDKGECGSGGGDSKEKTSALSLSNVAGVFYILVGGLGLAMLVALIEFCYKSRAEAKRMKGVLGRMVG
- the gria2b gene encoding glutamate receptor 2b isoform X6; its protein translation is MGNIVNLFFSILLILWVCAFGGSPSVQIGGLFPRGADQEYSAFRIGMVQFGTSEFRLTPHIDNLEVANSFAVTNCFCSQFSRGVYAIFGFYDKKSVNTITSFCGTLHVSFITPSFPLDGNQQFVIQMRPDIKGPLLSLIEYYKWDKFAYLYDSDRGLTTLQVVLDIAAIKEWHVTAINVGNLKDEKKDEAYRSLFQDLESKKERRVILDCEQDKVKDIMEQVIKIGQHIKGYHYIIANLGFVDGDLSKIQYGGANVSGFQIVDFEEPLVSKFNQRWEALEEKEYPGADSKIRYTSALTYDAVQVMTEAFRYLHKQRVDFTRRANTGDCLANPAVPWAQGVEIERALKQVNVDGLSGNIQFDQHGKRLNYTVGVMELTDNGPVKIGFWNENNKMVVTKKDISSNDTIGGNKTVVVTTILEAPYVMLKKNADQFVDNERYEGYCVDLAAEIAKHCGFKYELRIVGDGKYGARDAETKIWNGMVGELVYGKADIAVAPLTITLVREEVIDFSKPFMSLGISIMIKKPQKSKPGVFSFLDPLAYEIWMCIVFAYIGVSVVLFLVSRFSPYEWHTEEYEDGQIQTNESTNEFGIFNSLWFSLGAFMRQGCDISPRSLSGRIVGGVWWFFTLIIISSYTANLAAFLTVERMVSPIESAEDLAKQTEIAYGTLDSGSTKEFFRRSKIALFDKMWTYMRSAEPSVFVKTTAEGVQRVRKSKGKYAYLLESTMNEYIEQRKPCDTMKVGGNLDSKGYGIATPKGSSLRTPVNLAVLKLSEQGVLDKLKNKWWYDKGECGAKDSGSKEKTSALSLSNVAGVFYILVGGLGLAMLVALIEFCYKSRAEAKRMKGVLGRMVG
- the gria2b gene encoding glutamate receptor 2b isoform X1; its protein translation is MGNIVNLFFSILLILWVCAFGGSPSVQIGGLFPRGADQEYSAFRIGMVQFGTSEFRLTPHIDNLEVANSFAVTNCFCSQFSRGVYAIFGFYDKKSVNTITSFCGTLHVSFITPSFPLDGNQQFVIQMRPDIKGPLLSLIEYYKWDKFAYLYDSDRGLTTLQVVLDIAAIKEWHVTAINVGNLKDEKKDEAYRSLFQDLESKKERRVILDCEQDKVKDIMEQVIKIGQHIKGYHYIIANLGFVDGDLSKIQYGGANVSGFQIVDFEEPLVSKFNQRWEALEEKEYPGADSKIRYTSALTYDAVQVMTEAFRYLHKQRVDFTRRANTGDCLANPAVPWAQGVEIERALKQVNVDGLSGNIQFDQHGKRLNYTVGVMELTDNGPVKIGFWNENNKMVVTKKDISSNDTIGGNKTVVVTTILEAPYVMLKKNADQFVDNERYEGYCVDLAAEIAKHCGFKYELRIVGDGKYGARDAETKIWNGMVGELVYGKADIAVAPLTITLVREEVIDFSKPFMSLGISIMIKKPQKSKPGVFSFLDPLAYEIWMCIVFAYIGVSVVLFLVSRFSPYEWHTEEYEDGQIQTNESTNEFGIFNSLWFSLGAFMRQGCDISPRSLSGRIVGGVWWFFTLIIISSYTANLAAFLTVERMVSPIESAEDLAKQTEIAYGTLDSGSTKEFFRRSKIALFDKMWTYMRSAEPSVFVKTTAEGVQRVRKSKGKYAYLLESTMNEYIEQRKPCDTMKVGGNLDSKGYGIATPKGSSLRNAVNLAVLKLNEQGLLDKLKNKWWYDKGECGSGGGDSKEKTSALSLSNVAGVFYILVGGLGLAMLVALIEFCYKSRAEAKRMKVTFGDAMRNKARLSVTGSTGENGRVMTPEFPKAVHAVPYVRPDMGLNVSLTDLS
- the gria2b gene encoding glutamate receptor 2b isoform X2, coding for MGNIVNLFFSILLILWVCAFGGSPSVQIGGLFPRGADQEYSAFRIGMVQFGTSEFRLTPHIDNLEVANSFAVTNCFCSQFSRGVYAIFGFYDKKSVNTITSFCGTLHVSFITPSFPLDGNQQFVIQMRPDIKGPLLSLIEYYKWDKFAYLYDSDRGLTTLQVVLDIAAIKEWHVTAINVGNLKDEKKDEAYRSLFQDLESKKERRVILDCEQDKVKDIMEQVIKIGQHIKGYHYIIANLGFVDGDLSKIQYGGANVSGFQIVDFEEPLVSKFNQRWEALEEKEYPGADSKIRYTSALTYDAVQVMTEAFRYLHKQRVDFTRRANTGDCLANPAVPWAQGVEIERALKQVNVDGLSGNIQFDQHGKRLNYTVGVMELTDNGPVKIGFWNENNKMVVTKKDISSNDTIGGNKTVVVTTILEAPYVMLKKNADQFVDNERYEGYCVDLAAEIAKHCGFKYELRIVGDGKYGARDAETKIWNGMVGELVYGKADIAVAPLTITLVREEVIDFSKPFMSLGISIMIKKPQKSKPGVFSFLDPLAYEIWMCIVFAYIGVSVVLFLVSRFSPYEWHTEEYEDGQIQTNESTNEFGIFNSLWFSLGAFMRQGCDISPRSLSGRIVGGVWWFFTLIIISSYTANLAAFLTVERMVSPIESAEDLAKQTEIAYGTLDSGSTKEFFRRSKIALFDKMWTYMRSAEPSVFVKTTAEGVQRVRKSKGKYAYLLESTMNEYIEQRKPCDTMKVGGNLDSKGYGIATPKGSSLRTPVNLAVLKLSEQGVLDKLKNKWWYDKGECGAKDSGSKEKTSALSLSNVAGVFYILVGGLGLAMLVALIEFCYKSRAEAKRMKVTFGDAMRNKARLSVTGSTGENGRVMTPEFPKAVHAVPYVRPDMGLNVSLTDLS
- the gria2b gene encoding glutamate receptor 2b isoform X8, whose amino-acid sequence is MGNIVNLFFSILLILWVCAFGGSPSVQIGGLFPRGADQEYSAFRIGMVQFGTSEFRLTPHIDNLEVANSFAVTNCFCSQFSRGVYAIFGFYDKKSVNTITSFCGTLHVSFITPSFPLDGNQQFVIQMRPDIKGPLLSLIEYYKWDKFAYLYDSDRGLTTLQVVLDIAAIKEWHVTAINVGNLKDEKKDEAYRSLFQDLESKKERRVILDCEQDKVKDIMEQVIKIGQHIKGYHYIIANLGFVDGDLSKIQYGGANVSGFQIVDFEEPLVSKFNQRWEALEEKEYPGADSKIRYTSALTYDAVQVMTEAFRYLHKQRVDFTRRANTGDCLANPAVPWAQGVEIERALKQVNVDGLSGNIQFDQHGKRLNYTVGVMELTDNGPVKIGFWNENNKMVVTKKDISSNDTIGGNKTVVVTTILEAPYVMLKKNADQFVDNERYEGYCVDLAAEIAKHCGFKYELRIVGDGKYGARDAETKIWNGMVGELVYGKADIAVAPLTITLVREEVIDFSKPFMSLGISIMIKKPQKSKPGVFSFLDPLAYEIWMCIVFAYIGVSVVLFLVSRFSPYEWHTEEYEDGQIQTNESTNEFGIFNSLWFSLGAFMRQGCDISPRSLSGRIVGGVWWFFTLIIISSYTANLAAFLTVERMVSPIESAEDLAKQTEIAYGTLDSGSTKEFFRRSKIALFDKMWTYMRSAEPSVFVKTTAEGVQRVRKSKGKYAYLLESTMNEYIEQRKPCDTMKVGGNLDSKGYGIATPKGSSLREYWGEWSGDDSRVSQSCPRCPVCET
- the gria2b gene encoding glutamate receptor 2b isoform X3 gives rise to the protein MGNIVNLFFSILLILWVCAFGGSPSVQIGGLFPRGADQEYSAFRIGMVQFGTSEFRLTPHIDNLEVANSFAVTNCFCSQFSRGVYAIFGFYDKKSVNTITSFCGTLHVSFITPSFPLDGNQQFVIQMRPDIKGPLLSLIEYYKWDKFAYLYDSDRGLTTLQVVLDIAAIKEWHVTAINVGNLKDEKKDEAYRSLFQDLESKKERRVILDCEQDKVKDIMEQVIKIGQHIKGYHYIIANLGFVDGDLSKIQYGGANVSGFQIVDFEEPLVSKFNQRWEALEEKEYPGADSKIRYTSALTYDAVQVMTEAFRYLHKQRVDFTRRANTGDCLANPAVPWAQGVEIERALKQVNVDGLSGNIQFDQHGKRLNYTVGVMELTDNGPVKIGFWNENNKMVVTKKDISSNDTIGGNKTVVVTTILEAPYVMLKKNADQFVDNERYEGYCVDLAAEIAKHCGFKYELRIVGDGKYGARDAETKIWNGMVGELVYGKADIAVAPLTITLVREEVIDFSKPFMSLGISIMIKKPQKSKPGVFSFLDPLAYEIWMCIVFAYIGVSVVLFLVSRFSPYEWHTEEYEDGQIQTNESTNEFGIFNSLWFSLGAFMRQGCDISPRSLSGRIVGGVWWFFTLIIISSYTANLAAFLTVERMVSPIESAEDLAKQTEIAYGTLDSGSTKEFFRRSKIALFDKMWTYMRSAEPSVFVKTTAEGVQRVRKSKGKYAYLLESTMNEYIEQRKPCDTMKVGGNLDSKGYGIATPKGSSLRNAVNLAVLKLNEQGLLDKLKNKWWYDKGECGSGGGDSKEKTSALSLSNVAGVFYILVGGLGLAMLVALIEFCYKSRAEAKRMKVAKNAQNINPTSSQNSQNFATYKEGYNVYGIESVKI